A window of Carassius carassius chromosome 44, fCarCar2.1, whole genome shotgun sequence contains these coding sequences:
- the LOC132126817 gene encoding UDP-glucuronosyltransferase-like — MLKEGWLRGLGSGLLLLWLGAWLRPAQGGRVLVMPVEGSHWLSMKVLATELAQRGHSILVLVPENNILIQSSELFHTETFPVKISKEELSASLKGFQDAVFTRSPALMDIIIQMGRLMNFTGTQVEGCESLLYNKPLMQKLKEENFDLLLTDPFLPCGPIIATKLGLPVVYFLRGMPCGLDMMALQCPSPPSYVPRFQSGNTDKMTFVERIQNFVMRCVELVLCRIMYASFDKLASRYLDADVTYQEIIGRGAIWLLRYDFTFEYPRPVMPNMVFIGGINCWKSAELSEEVEEFVEGSGEHGIVVFSLGSLVSSMPKEKAAIFFKAFSMIPQRVLWRYTGEIPDNVPENVKLMKWLPQNDLLGHPKAKAFITHGGTHGIYEGICHGVPMVMLPLFGDQGDNVHRMATRGVGVVLSIYDITAETLLDALNTVINDGSYKQRMEKLSAIHNDRPMQPLDLAVYWTEFVMRHKGADHLRPAAHDLNWLQYHSLDVIGFLLFILLIVTLVTFKCCALCWRRCCRKLQKRKKD; from the exons ATGCTGAAGGAGGGCTGGCTGAGGGGGCTGGGTTCAGGGTTGCTGCTGCTATGGCTGGGTGCCTGGCTGAGGCCTGCGCAGGGTGGCCGGGTGCTGGTCATGCCTGTTGAAGGCAGTCACTGGTTGAGCATGAAGGTGTTGGCGACAGAACTGGCCCAGAGAGGCCATAGCATCCTGGTCCTGGTGCCCGAGAACAACATCTTGATCCAGAGTTCTGAGCTCTTTCACACTGAGACCTTCCCTGTAAAGATCTCCAAGGAGGAGCTGTCCGCCAGCTTGAAAGGGTTTCAGGATGCGGTGTTCACGCGTAGCCCTGCGCTGATGGACATCATCATCCAAATGGGGCGTCTGATGAACTTCACAGGAACGCAGGTGGAAGGATGCGAGTCGCTGCTTTACAACAAACCTTTAATGCAGAAGTTGAAAGAGGAGAATTTTGACTTGCTGCTCACAGACCCTTTTCTGCCCTGTGGACCTATTATCGCTACTAAGCTCGGTCTCCCTGTGGTCTACTTCCTTCGTGGCATGCCTTGTGGCCTTGACATGATGGCTTTACAGTGTCCTTCTCCTCCATCTTATGTACCTCGGTTTCAGTCTGGCAACACTGACAAAATGACCTTTGTAGAGCGCATTCAAAATTTCGTCATGAGGTGTGTAGAGCTGGTGCTGTGTCGAATAATGTATGCCAGTTTTGATAAACTTGCTTCAAGATACCTGGATGCGGATGTGACATACCAGGAGATCATTGGCCGCGGAGCTATTTGGTTGCTTAGATATGATTTTACATTTGAGTACCCTAGGCCTGTCATGCCAAATATGGTCTTCATCGGGGGCATCAACTGTTGGAAGAGTGCCGAACTTTCTGAG GAGGTGGAGGAATTCGTCGAGGGCTCTGGAGAGCATGGCATTGTGGTGTTCAGTCTGGGTTCTCTGGTCTCCTCCATGCCAAAAGAGAAAGCTGCCATCTTTTTCAAGGCTTTCAGTATGATTCCACAGAGG GTTCTCTGGCGGTATACAGGTGAGATTCCTGATAATGTCCCAGAAAATGTCAAGCTGATGAAGTGGCTTCCACAGAATGACTTGCTCG gtcACCCCAAAGCAAAAGCCTTTATCACTCATGGTGGGACGCATGGAATCTATGAGGGCATTTGTCATGGTGTGCCCATGGTGATGCTTCCCCTCTTTGGTGACCAGGGTGACAACGTGCACCGCATGGCGACTCGAGGAGTGGGAGTGGTGCTCAGCATCTATGACATCACTGCAGAAACACTACTTGATGCTCTCAACACAGTTATTAATGATGGCAG CTATAAGCAAAGAATGGAGAAGCTGTCAGCCATACACAATGACCGTCCCATGCAGCCCCTGGATCTTGCAGTCTACTGGACAGAGTTTGTTATGAGACACAAAGGGGCAGACCACCTGAGACCTGCTGCTCATGACCTGAACTGGCTTCAATACCACAGTCTAGATGTGATTGGCTTCCTGCTTTTTATTTTGCTGATTGTAACTCTAGTAACATTTAAATGCTGTGCACTTTGTTGGAGACGCTGTTGTAGAAAATTGCAGAAGAGGAAGAAAGACTGA
- the LOC132126444 gene encoding CASP8 and FADD-like apoptosis regulator isoform X1: MTQNITYSIYTGPCSEMADGFSNMVNYVTASLEKEECKTLLYLCTDLFNNICMEDLRGALLAFAKQAQAQAGQAQAGDALLMELMFRMKRYDILKKVFGTNRQQVEGILKKGAVLSDYRVLMADVSENLGNEELQSLIFLLSSTLPKERLAKATSFLDVVVELEKLDEVSCDKLDLLEQCLRNINRMDLVKRIQYYKNRGQNVPCAIPKVQNSFKFAPVQCQLSVQQVKQTLCFSQEFQNLKVSVPETGTQHLQALMEQYEMTPEQRGLCVIIDCVGFDGEMMNQTFKCLGFKVILHSLLGLKETQKVLEDLTRNRILQGVNRFVCCIISRGTDTHLLATDSSRLGISLEDLRQLFNPTQCPSLCGKPKLFFIQIYRTTEVPNPTSMYDEYLETDVPGRHCSRRQCANARTIPASADVLWSVCRAEAKLLEGSGHQSVYMCALNSTFLLGCQRKMLLLDLMEEVKRNVFSYNQQNPENEYHLQLSHTLRKKLYL, translated from the exons ATGACCCAAAATATAACCTACAGCATCTATACAGGGCCATGCAGTGAAATGGCAGATGGATTTTCCAACATGGTCAACTATGTGACTGCATCTCTTGAAAAAGAGGAGTGTAAAACACTACTGTACCTTTGTACAGATTTGTTCAACAACATCTGCATGGAAGATTTGAGAGGAGCTTTGTTGGCATTTGCCAAACAGGCACAAGCTCAAGCAGGTCAAGCTCAGGCTGGTGATGCCCTGCTGATGGAGCTCATGTTCCGAATGAAGCGCTATGATATCCTAAAGAAGGTTTTTGGTACCAACAGACAACAGGTAGAAGGAATTCTGAAGAAGGGAGCTGTCCTCTCAGATTATAG GGTTCTAATGGCAGATGTAAGCGAAAATCTGGGGAATGAGGAGTTACAGTCTCTTATATTTCTCCTGAGCAGTACCCTGCCCAAAGAAAGACTGGCTAAAGCTACT AGCTTTCTAGATGTGGTAGTGGAGTTGGAGAAGTTAGATGAAGTATCATGTGATAAGCTAGACCTGCTTGAACAGTGCTTGAGAAACATTAACAGAATGGACCTTGTCAAAAGGATTCAGTACTACAAGAATAGAG GTCAGAATGTTCCATGTGCAATCCCTAAAGTCCAGAACTCCTTTAAG TTCGCCCCTGTGCAATGCCAGCTTTCTGTTCAACAAGTGAAACAAACACTATGCTTTTCTCAAG AGTTTCAAAATTTGAAGGTTTCAGTACCTGAGACAGGGACACAACATTTACAG GCTTTGATGGAGCAGTATGAAATGACTCCTGAGCAGAGGGGTCTGTGTGTGATTATTGACTGTGTTGGCTTTGATGGAG AGATGATGAATCAGACATTCAAGTGTCTGGGTTTCAAGGTCATTCTTCACTCTCTCTTGGGTCTAAAAGAAACCCAGAAGGTCTTGGAAGACCTGACCCGCAACAGGATCCTTCAGGGGGTCAATCGCTTTGTCTGCTGCATCATCAGCAGGGGAACGGACACTCATCTGTTGGCTACAGACTCTAGCAGACTTGGCATCAGCCTGGAGGATCTCAGGCAGCTTTTCAACCCAACCCAGTGTCCCTCTCTGTGTGGCAAACCCAAACTCTTCTTTATCCAGATCTACAGGACCACAGAAGTCCCAAATCCCACCTCAATGTATGATGAATACCTTGAGACAGATGTGCCAGGACGCCACTGTTCTAGGAGGCAATGTGCGAATGCAAGGACTATCCCAGCGTCGGCAGATGTCCTTTGGAGCGTGTGCAGAGCAGAGGCAAAGCTGCTGGAAGGGTCTGGCCACCAATCAGTTTACATGTGTGCATTAAATTCTACCTTTCTGTTGGGATGTCAGAG AAAGATGCTTTTATTGGACCTCATGGAAGAGGTGAAGAGAAACGTGTTTAGTTATAATCAACAAAACCCTGAGAATGAGTACCACCTtcaactctctcacacactacgcAAGAAACTTTACTTGTAA
- the LOC132126444 gene encoding CASP8 and FADD-like apoptosis regulator isoform X2, whose product MTQNITYSIYTGPCSEMADGFSNMVNYVTASLEKEECKTLLYLCTDLFNNICMEDLRGALLAFAKQAQAQAGQAQAGDALLMELMFRMKRYDILKKVFGTNRQQVEGILKKGAVLSDYRVLMADVSENLGNEELQSLIFLLSSTLPKERLAKATSFLDVVVELEKLDEVSCDKLDLLEQCLRNINRMDLVKRIQYYKNREFQNLKVSVPETGTQHLQALMEQYEMTPEQRGLCVIIDCVGFDGEMMNQTFKCLGFKVILHSLLGLKETQKVLEDLTRNRILQGVNRFVCCIISRGTDTHLLATDSSRLGISLEDLRQLFNPTQCPSLCGKPKLFFIQIYRTTEVPNPTSMYDEYLETDVPGRHCSRRQCANARTIPASADVLWSVCRAEAKLLEGSGHQSVYMCALNSTFLLGCQRKMLLLDLMEEVKRNVFSYNQQNPENEYHLQLSHTLRKKLYL is encoded by the exons ATGACCCAAAATATAACCTACAGCATCTATACAGGGCCATGCAGTGAAATGGCAGATGGATTTTCCAACATGGTCAACTATGTGACTGCATCTCTTGAAAAAGAGGAGTGTAAAACACTACTGTACCTTTGTACAGATTTGTTCAACAACATCTGCATGGAAGATTTGAGAGGAGCTTTGTTGGCATTTGCCAAACAGGCACAAGCTCAAGCAGGTCAAGCTCAGGCTGGTGATGCCCTGCTGATGGAGCTCATGTTCCGAATGAAGCGCTATGATATCCTAAAGAAGGTTTTTGGTACCAACAGACAACAGGTAGAAGGAATTCTGAAGAAGGGAGCTGTCCTCTCAGATTATAG GGTTCTAATGGCAGATGTAAGCGAAAATCTGGGGAATGAGGAGTTACAGTCTCTTATATTTCTCCTGAGCAGTACCCTGCCCAAAGAAAGACTGGCTAAAGCTACT AGCTTTCTAGATGTGGTAGTGGAGTTGGAGAAGTTAGATGAAGTATCATGTGATAAGCTAGACCTGCTTGAACAGTGCTTGAGAAACATTAACAGAATGGACCTTGTCAAAAGGATTCAGTACTACAAGAATAGAG AGTTTCAAAATTTGAAGGTTTCAGTACCTGAGACAGGGACACAACATTTACAG GCTTTGATGGAGCAGTATGAAATGACTCCTGAGCAGAGGGGTCTGTGTGTGATTATTGACTGTGTTGGCTTTGATGGAG AGATGATGAATCAGACATTCAAGTGTCTGGGTTTCAAGGTCATTCTTCACTCTCTCTTGGGTCTAAAAGAAACCCAGAAGGTCTTGGAAGACCTGACCCGCAACAGGATCCTTCAGGGGGTCAATCGCTTTGTCTGCTGCATCATCAGCAGGGGAACGGACACTCATCTGTTGGCTACAGACTCTAGCAGACTTGGCATCAGCCTGGAGGATCTCAGGCAGCTTTTCAACCCAACCCAGTGTCCCTCTCTGTGTGGCAAACCCAAACTCTTCTTTATCCAGATCTACAGGACCACAGAAGTCCCAAATCCCACCTCAATGTATGATGAATACCTTGAGACAGATGTGCCAGGACGCCACTGTTCTAGGAGGCAATGTGCGAATGCAAGGACTATCCCAGCGTCGGCAGATGTCCTTTGGAGCGTGTGCAGAGCAGAGGCAAAGCTGCTGGAAGGGTCTGGCCACCAATCAGTTTACATGTGTGCATTAAATTCTACCTTTCTGTTGGGATGTCAGAG AAAGATGCTTTTATTGGACCTCATGGAAGAGGTGAAGAGAAACGTGTTTAGTTATAATCAACAAAACCCTGAGAATGAGTACCACCTtcaactctctcacacactacgcAAGAAACTTTACTTGTAA